The Alosa sapidissima isolate fAloSap1 chromosome 12, fAloSap1.pri, whole genome shotgun sequence nucleotide sequence GGCCACATGCTCCCTTGTGCCTTTGTTAATGAACACAGTGGCGGTGCTGAACAACGACACCATCACCTTCCCCCCGGAGTATTACTTCCCTCCGGCCCCAACGAGCCAGGGCATTGGCTCAGGAATCGGGCTTGGCATCGGGGCCTCTTTCCTGGTTGCCTTCAGCGGACTGCTCTTCCTTGTCTACAGGTACCCCAAGAAGGACCAGCAGCCCAATGCTGAGGTCAGCACGGAGGGTAACGGCTACCTTGTTGACTCAAAGCCTTGGTCGTCTGTGGGCCTAAGGTCTATCACTGAGGGCAGAGAAGAGATCAGTGCCAATGAGGGGAAGGACAACCCAGCCTTTGAACTAGAAGAAAACTGATCTTCACCATCAACTCCAGGTAGCAATGGAGAACCTGAGTGGTTCTCAGGCTGAGAAATTGGACACTTACTTTATAAAAGCTGTGAATGCTAAACAGTCCCACCTCTTATTTTGCAACAGTGCTACACTAGGACTTTAGATGTGAAAGATTGCTGCACATTGCCTGCCTGCACAGATTTATTATGACTTTTGAATGGATCAGTACATTCTCAGCTCTCCaacacgttacatttcattCTCTGATAGTGTTCAATCCAGAACTAATTTCCTCTgctcaaatgtatttatttcatgAAGATATTTCAAAACAAACAGTCAAGTTCATAATACAAATTAAAGGGAAATTAAATTCACTCGGGGATGAATTATATGAGTCTATTGTTTGTCTATGGATCTCATTATTTTTGGGGATATACTAGTTTGGAATTACTGTGGAATTTGATATTGTTTATTGATAAATAAATATGGCTGTTTAGTTTGGAATTTATCCACTAAATCATTTTTTTGTGCTTTCATGCAATCTGCAATCAGTTTTCATTCTTGATTCAGCAAAGTGTCCGTTTCTAGTCTGGACAACACCGCTGAGGCTCAGTCATTCTCCCTCACAGCACACCAGATAAACTTTACAGTTGTCAGCGCTAGTATGGGTGATATAATCTTTAAGAGAGATGGGGTCCAGCGTTAGGTAAGGTGAGCACAATTACCCAAGTGCCCCATGCTGGCCATGGCCTGCCCCGCTGGGGAGCCTAATGAAGTCTGCCAGGGCCTCCCTGAGCGATGTCGGCTCTTATTAGGGATTTTTGTCCTCCGCTGGCCCTCATTGACTCCTGTTTTCAGGCGTGCCAAAATGTAATCTTATCAAAATTAAATATTAATTTCGACAGCAATCTCTGTGAGAAGTACATGATTTGCTGTTGTTACAAAACCGCCTAATCCCCCTGGATCATACAAtaaggggaaattatttcttgCCAATTAAAATTGATTTTATATCCAGTGGGGAATTGGCATGCTGCTGCGCCGACAGCACAGTGTTCTTTGAAATAAATCTCATCAGGGTGTTTGTCCCATTATAAATAATGTTTTACATCCCACTATTTTGTATTGTAATAGTGGCAATTAAAGTTCCGATTTCTATAGTTCATAAATCATGGTGCATTCTAATAGCTGTGGTTTGGGGACCTATTAGTGGCAATTAGACAAAAGCCAATTCAAACCAACAAATCATGagagtctttttctctctgccctGTCATCAGGGCTTCTTCTAAAACCGAAATTGTATAGTTTCATTGTCCAAACGTGAAACCTAGAGACAGACAGTAGGCATGGACTGAggcatcccctcctcctccctctctgcctggCTTGGGGCCTCTCTCACGGGCCTGAGGTATTTTACTCCCGTGACTCGCCGAGTGGAGGCTGTTGTTGGCAGAGCGGTGAGGCCTGTCGTCGTGATGCTCTCGGGGTGGAACGGAGCCTCCCATCACAACTTGTGATTGTTGCCCAATGAGAGgtcagagtctctctctctctttctctctctctctctctctctgcaccggGGGTGGCAAGGGCTCAGAACAAAAGAGCCTGTTGAGCCCATCCTGCTCAGCTCCACTGCAGAGTGGATGGACCTGCCAGGCTCGGCATTGACGTCAGTACTACTATGATGTGGTACGGCTCAAATTAAGGCAGACGACTGTGCCACTTCAGGGGAACCTGGAAAGTTCTGACATAGGAAGACATATATATATGCTCCACCAACCAAAACACTCACCATAAGGAGGTCTGAGCAAGAATAGTGACGTTGGAgctgaacagagagaaagaaaaacatccGTTCAGTCACACTGCATAAactctctctcctgttttcATCTTTGTTATCATTCATTGTGAAACAGTATGGGcagtatggtatggtatggtgtggtgtggtgtagtgaaTGATTCACTGCAATTCTACCTCTCACTCATTATTCCAACTACAAAGATAAGTCAAAAGAGGGCCAAGGGTTAAATCAATTTTTATCTTGGTTAGCTCAGCAACTTCTTATCCATTCAGATATAATATATCAGTAATGAGAAGACAGTACAGTAATCATCGTTGTGGTATAGACTATGGCTCATGGCATTCGAGGCTGTGGTGAAGAGTGTCTCCTGGTAATCGTGGTTGTGGTGCAGTTTATGTATCACTTATTTATTCCCAGGAAATTAAATGATATACCACATTATTACTTGCTTGCTAGTAATTGCTAAATAGCATTTGATCTTTTTTACTTAATATGCTAAGGGTCGCCTTTCCATGTATGTGAAATGTCAAGCCGTAAACTTGCATGGGAAGATTAGGATGCAATTACGATGGCCTCTTGAGATATTGAGAAAACGTTTTCACTTTCTTACCAGTAGATCATAGTGTAACAATTGGGAGATAGGAAGATGTATATCTGAAAATAACCTTCACATCACTGCACTCTCAGAGATCGAGTTTATGACTGTCATTTACTTTTGTTGATCATTAACCTTAAGCAACAACGCGGACTGTTATGCCTTTTTATAAACACCATAATAATAGCAACATGGAAAGTATATATTTAGTGCACACTATGAAACTCATACAAAGATGCACACATAGGCCTAGACACAACACATGATCCTTGTGTGGAATAGAGAGTGGAAGGGATGGAATGAACTAGGAGCTTGATCGGAATGCTGAGGATATGTGTGGAGCGTGACCATTAGACCTTGGGCAGGAGCCAAACACACATTATTAATGTCTATTTTGGCATCTTTGGCAAAGACATGCCACTCTGGCATGGCAGGCAGGCCTTACCACTTCCTCCCTGCCAGCTTATCTGTCAATAGGCCCCTGAGGCCCTCACCATGGCCACCCACTTCACCTCCGGGCTTGAAACCGCCATTGTGATAATATCTCCgattctaattatgttttatGCTAAAGCACACGAAGACATACTTGGTGGGTGGACTGTCATCATGCTGATTTGCTAACTTCGTGATTGCTCTTTAATTGCCCAGTTGACAAGAATTAAAGAGAAACATTTTATTGCTAGTAGTTTATTTTGTTTGAGATGAAACAGATCAGCACTCCGGTCACTGAGTGAAGAGAATGACATTGATCACAATGGAATGTGTCAGATTTATGCGATATCATCTCATATTGTGCCCTCAGATGCTCCTCTATAATGTGTTTACAGTTACCTTAATGGGGATGGAACCGTGCCATTTCCCATACACAGTCTTCAGTCACTGTCAACTAGCTCTCTCAGACCCCCAAGCAGCCAGGCACGGAGTCGTAATCACACAACGAATACATAAACACCATTTGGGGTAATCATACTTGCTGCGATGCGGCTGTTCCTATCAGCAGGAAGCCGGCCGGGTGCGTCCTAATGGCTCATCTGGTCGAGTGGCGTCAGTAGGTCTTCAAGACACACGGGGGACGTCACCGGTTGGCCGGAGCTCGTCGTTTTGGTTCCCAGTTTTAGAGGCATCTGTCCTCCATGTCTTTTGGTTTGGTGGGTCATTACATAATGTTTAATTATCTTGAATGGTCAAGTCAAATCAAGGAGCCAAAAGCATTTAGGCTTTCCATAGACATAATTGACCATGTTCAGGCACGTGGTGATGCTGTTTAAAGAGCTTTACCCAAGCCCTCAAATTGTTTATACATTAGAAATTTCCACATATTAACAGACAAATGTGTAATGTACCTTATACTTACATCGCTACTTCTATAACATTATGTGAAACAAGATGGTCGAAGAGATAGCCTACATACCCTATGAAAACAAAAGATAACAACAATTCTTTCAGAGTGCACTATTTAAACTTTATACAAGAGTGCGTAAACTAGaatgcaattaaaaaaaaagaatacaaTGACCATATCATCCATGTCCCTTGGAGTAAGAGAGACCGGCACAAGgggggaagagaaaagagaaaaggaaatAGCCATATAACCGTCTGACCTTGGCAGGtttgtgtaattattttaaggAGAAGGTGGAGGGGCAGTCTGTCCTGCATTCTTCACAGGACGTGCTGCTCGTTAGAGCGATCGTTAAATGCAGCTTATCCTGGTGACTGACAAGGGAGAAATCAGAGGCAATTAGGCTCAGGACAGGAGTTTTTCACAACACCGCAAGGACACTTTTAAATGACTGTTTGGCTGCTTCCTTGATATGGACTTCCCTGCCATGAAGGCTTATATTGAATTAGACCTGATATAAATCtcaaaaatgttgaaaatgtaaattagctatttttttacatttttttcctGAAGGTTCCATTTAGGTGTTTTTGATACACATCAAACCTTTCATGGAAAATGTATGAGGTTGGCGTGAATGTGCAAAGTCAAATTATTCTGGAGAGCCAGAGAAATTATATTGTAGTAACAGCTTGCTAGCAGGAGTTAGATCTACTTTAAATCCACTTAAAGTTAAGTTGTCCAGTTGTATTTGACATGGAGAGGTTGCTCTCCTTCACCAACCTTAGAGTGTATGCAAATGTAAGGTGTTGAAGCTTAATAATACCACACCCTACACTGAGAAGAGAGCTTTTGAGCAAACAGATGTCTCAGAATCATATTAAAAGTCCATATTCAAATTAAGCTGTGAACTCTTTATAAATCATGACTACACATTGTAGTTTTTTCCAccacttagtgtgtgtgtgtgtatgtatgtgtgtttgtgtgtgtgtgtgtgtgagtgtgtgtttgtgtgtttgtgtgcttgtgtgcttgtttaAGTGTGTAAAATGTCTGTGTGGTTTCTGTAGCTCTAGTTGGCCTATGTGTCCAAATAACTGTACAATAATTATAATTTACATTAAGATACATACAGTAATCATAAAGTCATATTTCTTCAATGGATGTTTCATTCTGATGTTCTTCAATCTCATTAAATTTCTCAACTGCTACACAGTGCAACACAGTAGATTATATGTGTAATGTATAACATTATGTCAAGAAAGTCTCCTATCGTCAGATTCAATAAAAGTATGTTGGCAGTCTAAGAAAACAAAAGTTCATTATTAAACTCACAGGTCATAAgaataaaaaaagcaaaataTGAGGATCTTTGTACAgcaaatgaaataataacatGTTTGAGCTGGTGCGTGAACTACTGAGTATATACTGCCACTCAATATGATAACATACATATTTGTCTATGAATGACTTTTACTGAATGAAGCGCATGCAGAGTGAGTTAAAAAAAGAATTATTACCTGACACAAAGAAGACCAGTTGAAACATTAACAACCAAAAATAAAGGTGTTGTCCTCAGAATACTGAGCAGAAATGATCAGCAACCACTCCAATTTCTTTGATTTAAAATAACAACTGTGATCTGAACTCATTTAAACTGAAAATGTTTGCCAGTATTTAGTCTTTCAGCTCAATAAAAACTTCATACTGGATCCAGGCTGAAGGgtccctccacccctctccccaTGCACTGGGCTCGGAGCTGGAGTGGCTTAGACATACTCGGAATGCTTCCTAGGTGAGCTGTGGATAGTCCTGACCTCTTGTCTGCGGTGGTGCTGCGTGAATCTCGCCTGGCCTCGGTTCGATCCTGGGCAGGATGTGATGAACAGCACCCCTGCGATCACATGCAGGAATCCAGCCACCCATCCGATGAAGATGGCGTCGCCAAATTCCCAGCGCGGGATCACCTCAGGCACCCGCTCATCAAAGAACTTCACCACGGTCGTGTGCGCTGCCACTGACACGGGCACTAGCCCCACCACGCCGGACACCACGCACAATGTCCCGGCGATGATCTTCAGCGCTCGCTTGGCACAGTGGCCTTCCTCGCCCTGGCAGCTCTTTATTTGGCTCAGGCCGGGCACGGCCACCAGCAGCCCCAGCAGGCTGGTGCTCAGAGACAGGCACATGAGGATGCGCGCCATCTGGATCTCGGGCTGCAGGCCCAGGATGGTGTCATATGGCCGGCACTCCAGACCGCCCATCTCCTGGACCACGCACGTCTCCCACAGGCCCTGCTCGAAGCTCTCCGTGGGCAGCAGCTCGGTGGAGAGCGTCAGCCACTGGGGCAGGAGCATGGTGGCCAGGGAGCAGAACCAGGCCGCGGAGCCCACCAGCATGCCCAGCAGCTCCAGGGCGCAGATGCACGGGTTGCCCATGGTCTCcgtgtggtggtagtggtggccCCTTCAGTGGACGACTCTCGACGCTGTTTTCCTCCTCACCCAGGTAGGACCTTGAGAGACCTCTCCTCTGGGCTTTTGAAGAAGGGAAAAACACTGAGAGGggatgaaagaaaagaagagaggacaaaaaaaagaaagagagggagagagagagagagagagaaagtaccgATTTGAAAAATAGGGCTTCAGTGCTCGCCTCAGCTCCCCTCACTGTCTGTCAGGCGTCTCCAAGAGAGCAGATCTTCATCTTGAGTGgcgagaagaaggaggagaaggaggaggaggaggaggaggaggaggaggtggtgacgATTGAAGAGGaataggaggaggaagaggtggaggagagggaggaggtaaGCAACATTTTGACATTATACACTCTGCCCTCTGTtgcggggggtggggtgtgggatGAGGGCTTTGCTTGGCCAACCAGTGCTTTGCTTACTCACACCCCCCTCCTTGCTGAACCTCTCCGAACACTCCGTCGGCCACACGGGACGTCATTAAAGTGTAGACAGGATGTTATTAAAATGCAGATTGTTGTCATTACAAGAGTCAGGGATTGTGCATAGTTTCCCTCCCccttgtttgcatgtttgtcatTTCTGTTCACTGTCTCTTGTTAAAgggggtggggaggaggagggggaggggggctgagATTATTTTGCTTGTTGCACTTCATTCTAAAAAAATAAAGCTAAGAgtggagttgagagagagagtgagagtgagagaaaggagagagagagagtgagagagagagagagcttttccAGTGACTGCGTGTTAAATAGGCCTCCTAAGGAGAGCATGCCAAATTTGCAATGTGCATCACACCAAGGAGTCTTTGATGCTTGCTTACCACAGTGAAGCACATGCTTTATTTGATTCAGTGGTTAATTTCAAACAGGACTCTTAGGAAATATGATGCTCTGTAACTTCAGATtggcaaacacataaacaagcaGTCATTGTTACAATTTTGTGATTATTTTTGTAAGATTTGTGTTACAGCAATCTTGCCACTGTCCTTGCCTTTAACAATTACCATTTGCTATAAATTTTGCCTCCAGAAGCAATAATCCAACACAATACTACTGAAACAAAGCATAGTAATTGAGACTACCATAATGAAAACACCACACTGCAGCTCATAAGATTTGCTTTGATAATGGGAGGGAATGTTTGTCCTACCTTTCATGTGAAGTGGCAACACTCTGCTGCTGGGAATGGGGGTTATTTGGAAGCATGTGATTGAGGAGCTTGTGGAAACAAAAGTATGTATTGTGCATGTGAGATGCAATGTCTGACAGTAGGAGGCTGCGGATTAAATTATTGGTATGAAAAAATGTCCTCTAAcatgcaaactctctctctctctctctctcacacacacacacacacacatacacattattcCCTCTAACTCATTAttatcaacatcatcatcacattTGTTCTTATAAAATGCTGTCAGATACCTTGAACATTTATTCAtacttttatacacacacacattcaccataACTATTAATGTACACTGCGTCACTAAAATGTGTTTATTAATCATTATGCAACAGTCATATTGTCTGGAAACCTATAAAAGTCATCTAGTCAGGTAAGTACTAAGTATTTTTTTATGGAGCCAAATTCTCAGACAACTATGGCAGTAAATAACACTAAGCATTTCTTTGCGTGTCAACAAATCTCTTACATGTATGGCCACCCATCATAGGACTAACAAGAGATTAAATAGGAACAATGCAACCTGGTGTTACTGTGCAAAATGTGTGGGTCAGAAACATCGATCTTTCCTTAAATGAATCTGCCTGGTATTTTGCTGTTTCAAAGGAAAATCTAAACAACTATGTGTAGTCATGTTGGAACAGTTAAATTAGCTTGCTTTGAGGCTTGCCTTTTCTCCCACAGAATCGGCTGTAATGAATGGTTTAACTGCAAGAGATTTACAGCAGCTCACTGATATTATAAGCTTACAGTGTGTGCTGGCACAATCACTCTAATGTGATGCTTTTGCATTCATTCTTAGACTAACTTAACTTCACACTATGATAGAGCCAACTTTAAAATACAGacatgagagatagagagagagagagagacatagagagtgagagaggatgaaACATCATGCATTTATTTGTTGGCTTGTTTGATGTCAGATTAATAGGACATAGTCTTGACACATTCATTTCCATTTCCATGCATTCTGTACCACCTAATTACTTAATTACAGTAATTCATTGTTAAATTGTGGTAATTAATTTCTTTACTACATTCACCAAATGCATTATGATTAACTCTTGACAGTCGTCCATGGTCAGTTTCTCTTTGGAGCCAGGTGGGGGCATTAAAGTGCAATGTCTCCCATGTTGAATGGCTGGAAATCAAGCAAAAACACAGTTTATATATGATATActgactgtagcctacatgatgTATGAATACATATTCTGTTGCCTAGTCCATAGTTGAGTTTGTCTATAAAGAAACAAATGTTAAAATGTATTTGGATCGACCTAATATAACGTTAATATAAGATTAGACCTAATATAacgctgtagcctactgtatataaaATTGGGCAACAACAGAGACACAGGGACAACATGCAGACAGGCCTATACACTGAAAACGTAGGCATATAGTCACCGGGGGGCGCTCCTACGTCACATACATTTCCATCTTCTTACATTAGGCTACtctcaaacactcaaacactagTCAAACACTATTTTTCCCCATTTGTCAACCACAGTTTATCTTAATCCATTATGATATATAGGCTATTTATATAATCTTACCAACATGACCTACTGCTGTAATTAAGACAACTACACTATTAAAATGACATAAATCATCTATAAAACAAAAGTAGTTCTGGattatggaaaaaaaattgggcttctttgtgtttatttatatttagtGAAACATAAACTTCATCTGTAGGTTACAAagtcagtagcctaggctaatttCACCCTTCACTCCTAAAAATATCTGAATGTAACGATTTGTGTTTAACAAAGTATCATGAAGGTTACGATAAGGCATTTCATACGCATAAAGGATACTTTGTTTGTTACTATTCTACTTGACTATTCAATCGGCTATTCTTAAACTAGTTACCTTTTCTTCTGCCACTAAAATGCCAAAATCATGCGACTCACTCTATTGGACCAGCGGGCTCGTTTTAATCCTACGTTCTGTCTCGTGGGCACCCCTTATGCAAATATCCTTTGCCCGAATATGGACACCACGGAATGAAGTAGCCTATGTTCGAAGA carries:
- the cldn33b gene encoding putative claudin-24, which encodes MGNPCICALELLGMLVGSAAWFCSLATMLLPQWLTLSTELLPTESFEQGLWETCVVQEMGGLECRPYDTILGLQPEIQMARILMCLSLSTSLLGLLVAVPGLSQIKSCQGEEGHCAKRALKIIAGTLCVVSGVVGLVPVSVAAHTTVVKFFDERVPEVIPRWEFGDAIFIGWVAGFLHVIAGVLFITSCPGSNRGQARFTQHHRRQEVRTIHSSPRKHSEYV